The proteins below come from a single Mytilus edulis chromosome 5, xbMytEdul2.2, whole genome shotgun sequence genomic window:
- the LOC139524762 gene encoding uncharacterized protein: MFESAIDKKGKKKDILEVTMADFHLPIIDLSKSKTHRDELSRQLVNALETVGFLYIDNVEGADFEKMFQCSKWFFDQPNEIKRKVMRNYWNPENTNLYRGYFPVVEDYPNHNECFEFGRDISDDDKDNNPENWFYERTPWPKEDTKFAFKDVYQNQYEAAHTAAMEILRLVARGVGLGEETFVEMFTDKPCSTFRMTHYPPWNDTPSPNAIITDDGKCVTLSQHTDTNFLTLVCTFAYQGLEILGADGSWNPVAPRKNSFVMNIGDLFAKMTNGRFKATIHRVLDIGVDRYSSGFFLEPSYESDVGINLLSKSEDSKHIPEKYGPYMINATKYVKQHYLEYEGLPDFENVREKYYGKNKDELLN; this comes from the exons ATGTTTGAAAGCGCCATtgataaaaaaggtaaaaaaaaag ATATATTGGAAGTGACCATGGCGGATTTTCATCTCCCTATCATAGACTTATCAAAGTCTAAAACTCACAGAGACGAACTGTCAAGGCAACTTGTTAACGCTTTAGAAACGGTTGGATTTCTTTATATCGATAATGTCGAAGGCGCAGATTTTGAGAAAATGTTTCAATGCTCTAAATGGTTCTTCGATCAACCAAATGAAATTAAACGAAAAGTAATGAGAAATTACTGGAATCCAGAAAATACAAATTTGTACAGAGGATATTTTCCAGTCGTAGAAGATTATCCAAACCACAATGAATGTTTCGAATTCGGCCGTGACATATCTGACGATGATAAAGACAATAATCCAGAAAATTGGTTTTATGAACGTACTCCATGGCCGAAAGAAGATACAAAATTTGCATTTAAAGATGTCTATCAAAACCAATATGAAGCTGCACATACGGCAGCCATGGAAATTCTCCGACTTGTAGCAAGAGGCGTTGGTTTGGGAGAGGAGACGTTTGTTGAGATGTTTACGGATAAACCATGCAGTACTTTCCGTATGACACACTATCCCCCTTGGAATGACACACCATCTCCTAATGCTATTATAACTGATGATGGCAAATGTGTCACACTGTCTCAGCATACCGATACCAATTTTCTCACATTGGTATGTACTTTTGCTTATCAGGGACTCGAAATACTTGGTGCGGATGGTAGTTGGAACCCAGTTGCTCCAAGGAAAAATAGTTTCGTCATGAATATCGGGGATTTGTTTGCAAAGATGACGAATGGGAGATTCAAAGCAACAATTCACCGCGTATTAGATATTGGAGTAGATCGGTACTCTTCTGGATTTTTCCTTGAACCATCATATGAAAGTGATGTAGGAATTAACCTGCTATCCAAATCAGAAGATTCAAAACACATTCCTGAGAAATATGGACCATATATGATCAATGCTACCAAATATGTTAAACAGCACTACCTGGAATATGAAGGGCTTCCCGATTTcgaaaatgtcagagaaaaatattACGGgaaaaataaagatgaattaCTGAATTGA